One window from the genome of Carcharodon carcharias isolate sCarCar2 chromosome 9, sCarCar2.pri, whole genome shotgun sequence encodes:
- the LOC121282321 gene encoding transmembrane protein 47-like, translating into MAVDEMRVVRPFKLIALICVFVALSLDVVSLLSPAWVTAERSSLSLWDYCKKTTAGWYCESVLQTDWQVATLVLLIAGGSITLIAFLFAVISLCKGAHKRCYRTIAVMLFISVVLQVCALVLYPIKFIDANTLRTYHEFNWGYGIAWGGTIFMLGAAILYCLNTDTYEEEYY; encoded by the exons ATGGCTGTGGATGAGATGCGGGTAGTTCGTCCCTTTAAGTTGATCGCTCTGATCTGTGTCTTTGTGGCTCTGAGTTTGGACGTGGTATCTTTGCTGAGTCCAGCCTGGGTGACTGCTGAGcgctcctcgctttctctctGGGATTACTGCAAAAAAACCACGGCTGGATGGTACTGTGAGTCCGTTCTCCAGACAG ACTGGCAGGTCGCTACGCtagtgctgctgattgctggaggaTCTATCACTCTAATTGCATTCCTCTTTGCTGTGATCTCACTGTGCAAGGGTGCTCACAAACGCTGCTACAGGACAATTGCTGTTATGCTGTTCATTTCAG TTGTTTTACAGGTTTGTGCCCTAGTTTTATATCCTATCAAATTCATtgatgccaacacactgaggacGTACCATGAGTTCAACTGGGGCTATGGCATTGCCTGGGGTGGTACCATCTTCATGCTTGGAGCAGCCATACTCTACTGCCTAAACACAGACACCTATGAGGAAGAGTATTATTAG